In Plasmodium knowlesi strain H genome assembly, chromosome: 7, one DNA window encodes the following:
- a CDS encoding nucleoporin NUP138, putative, producing MFFNNNNGSNNNNEDKNNLFGKSNALNNNGQNANATNMWNMPNNNLGNSNFFGNNLAGQNALNQSSPNSNMNSMGNVNNMGSGGGLFNNNMNGQTSLLKNNGFFGSNAMNNQDGANKNSNLFGNTLNPQNNMNKGNSIFSNNPSDLNKNNSLFGSATSSPSGNTSANAFNQNLFSAAKKDVYPGFTRSLVGNTLNSGGSSMFKQSTLGSSIALGSQLNDDRSTEGGGLFSKEQLEAAKQIFANSSSANSLGGFSNNKPNNNNNKLTFSGGFSSSVSPFAKTNVNPFQSMALQATSQGDKSPTSPMLNNNNTTKSFFASANMNNNNEGKGTPFGMSPMGTLGSTNKMNTFDDFNKGMKPFNQNEGSLFGTKNSANSSASPQLLNNFNMSFSSFSKTNTSDIFKSTTTNASTSPFLSSFNKTNNNENPFSSNSFKSSSEVKSTENSFLFNNTSSSSNLTQTNAFSNSFSLFPNNQSAKGTTTGIENKDSSPNNLLASKPVDGSANVNNAPEEQTKGEKPNDQPRISTPKDNSQTGQSCQTNQSGSDKPAKTEEEKVQNETPKEKIHSEANKLNEVKISTESSEQSKTLATEKDNAQNEKKSTQDEQKDSANKDEKTEKTKDNTSDLKSSSLFGFSFIKSDTKENATGATSLEKNDQNKISTSNFLFSFSGKSETNEKGALDQKGQAAMPNENAENPEAEEKDKKDEKEKAQNEQKHTLSSSKETPPSQQKAGEINFNLKDKPIESSQKGEQKEDKEKTADEEQKGKELSSSHKPSIFNFNLSGNQGSIEPKEHKDKTDEESKPEVKKAPDSDAAAMGASDKTNESKADDKKKFWSFSFTKKKETKDQTESNDLAEKSKSGEFKFGEFPKPSDPEKPKDIFESANKTPTFGLGQNALFGDMNKKNELKNEDPQKGSSISFSNSSSLFGKAFQPESGKGGFFSAGVEKNNNISSGTNNSSNNPFFSTKEKSSMFASFGNAKNEVQNKPQMFAQKEDEDVDKVGNMINFISLENRKKNVYLSNNLQNEEKNTEKQQVEKTENINQVSEYKTVDNQQQHAFNFQLKETKGTLRNNENTKEMNFEDFPFLSEQNAKMQMQKLQMEKQKQLEKDRKNVEKNIRQSESYFKKDLDKEMIIDVISNLSSFVKNKINFMNYCSNEILDIYNKVAHYDKMYSLILEDQIKIEKKQESLEKRLRLIESEQCDMLSLLNELDNENSLGFLKILNEKNVNKDEIINNKNLHLDIENFEKLVDKMCGLEQLMNSLHTMGKDDFVNDIINKCYVNDLNCEAIEKQLNGSSSELKNMK from the coding sequence ATGTTCTTCAACAACAACAATGGTAGTAATAACAATAATGAGGATAAGAACAACCTATTCGGAAAGAGCAACGCGCTGAATAACAATGGACAGAATGCAAACGCGACGAACATGTGGAACATGCCCAACAACAATTTGGGTAACTCCAACTTTTTCGGCAACAACTTAGCAGGTCAGAATGCGCTAAACCAAAGCAGCCCCAATAGCAATATGAATAGCATGGGAAATGTGAACAATATGGGTAGTGGGGGTGGGCTCTTCAACAACAATATGAATGGTCAGACAAGTCTACTAAAAAATAATGGCTTCTTCGGAAGTAACGCCATGAACAATCAGGACGGAGCGAACAAAAACAGCAACCTTTTTGGGAATACTCTCAACCCACAAAATAACATGAACAAGggaaattccattttttcaaacaaTCCCAGCGATTTAAATAAGAATAATAGCCTTTTCGGAAGCGCTACCTCCAGCCCTAGTGGAAACACATCCGCGAATGCTTTTAATCAAAATTTGTTTAGTGCGGCTAAAAAAGATGTGTATCCAGGTTTCACAAGGAGCCTGGTAGGAAATACCCTCAATAGTGGTGGGTCCAGTATGTTCAAACAAAGTACCCTAGGAAGTTCCATTGCGTTAGGAAGCCAACTAAATGATGATCGGAGCACAGAAGGTGGAGGCTTATTCTCAAAGGAACAGTTAGAGGCAGCCAAACAAATCTTTGCCAATTCGTCGAGTGCAAATTCGCTAGGCGGTTTCAGTAACAACAAACCAAataacaacaataacaaATTGACATTTAGTGGAGGATTTTCCTCCAGTGTAAGTCCTTTTGCAAAAACTAATGTAAACCCATTTCAGAGTATGGCTCTGCAAGCCACTTCACAAGGTGATAAATCTCCCACTTCACCTATGCTCAATAATAACAATACAACCAAATCATTCTTCGCTAGTGCTAACATGAACAATAAcaatgaagggaaaggaaccCCTTTTGGCATGTCACCCATGGGAACCCTCGGATcaacaaataaaatgaacacatTCGATGATTTTAACAAAGGTATGAAACCATTTAATCAAAATGAAGGCAGTTTATTTGGTACGAAAAATAGCGCAAACAGCAGCGCGTCTCCTCAACTCcttaacaattttaatatGTCTTTCAGTTCATTTTCAAAGACAAATACAagtgatatttttaaatcgACCACCACCAACGCGAGTACATCTCCCTTTCTGTCGTCCTTCAACAAAACAAACAACAATGAAAATCCTTTCTCGTCCAATTCGTTTAAATCATCTAGTGAAGTTAAATCAACTGAAAATTCATTCCTCTTTAACAACACCAGCAGTAGCAGTAATTTAACCCAAACGAATGCCTTCTCAAATAGCTTTTCCCTCTTTCCAAATAATCAGAGTGCTAAAGGCACCACCACGGGGattgaaaataaagacaGTTCCCCTAATAACCTTTTAGCAAGTAAACCTGTTGATGGATCAGCCAATGTGAATAACGCTCCTGAGGAACAGACCAAAGGAGAGAAACCAAATGACCAACCTAGAATTTCTACCCCGAAGGATAATTCACAAACGGGACAATCATGTCAGACCAACCAAAGCGGTTCTGATAAACCAGCCAAAacggaagaagagaaagtgCAAAATGAAACGCCCAAAGAGAAAATACATTCTGAAGCAAACAAACTGAATGAAGTGAAAATATCAACAGAGTCGTCGGAACAGAGTAAAACCCTTGCGACAGAAAAAGATAatgcacaaaatgaaaaaaaaagtacacagGACGAACAAAAAGATTCCGCAaataaggatgaaaaaacggagaaaacGAAGGATAATACTTCCGATCTCAAAAGTAGCTCCCTCTTcggtttttcctttattaaaAGTGATACAAAGGAAAATGCAACAGGGGCTACCAGTTTGGAAAAGAACgatcaaaataaaatatccaCGTCCAACTTCTTGTTCAGTTTTTCCGGGAAAAGCGAAACCAACGAAAAGGGGGCCCTCGACCAAAAGGGTCAAGCGGCCATGCCGAACGAAAATGCTGAAAATCCTGAAGCAGAagagaaggacaaaaaggatgaaaaagaaaaagcccAGAATGAACAGAAGCACACATTATCCAGTTCAAAGGAAACCCCACCCAGTCAACAAAAAGCGGGCGAAATAAATTTCAACTTAAAGGATAAACCTATCGAGAGTAGCCAAAAAGGTGAACAGAAGgaggacaaggaaaaaacagccgatgaagaacaaaaggggaaagagctCTCCAGTTCTCATAAACCGtccattttcaattttaaccTTTCTGGCAACCAAGGATCGATCGAACCGAAGGAACATAAGGACAAAACAGATGAGGAAAGTAAACCCGAAGTTAAGAAAGCTCCAGATAGCGATGCCGCTGCCATGGGCGCAAGTGACAAAACGAACGAATCCAAAGCGgatgacaagaaaaaattctggtctttttcttttaccaagaagaaagaaacgaAGGATCAGACGGAGTCGAATGACCTCGCGGAAAAGAGCAAATCGGGTGAGTTCAAATTTGGTGAATTCCCAAAACCAAGTGACCCCGAGAAGCCGAAGGACATATTCGAGAGCGCCAACAAGACACCAACTTTTGGTCTAGGGCAAAACGCCCTTTTCGGAGAtatgaacaagaaaaatgaactcaaaaatgaagatcCTCAAAAGGGGAGCAGCATCTCCTTTTCAAATTCTTCGTCCCTTTTTGGAAAGGCCTTCCAACCAGAGTCCGGCAAAGGTGGCTTCTTCTCCGcaggggtggaaaaaaataataacataaGTAGTGGCACTAACAACAGTAGTAACAACCCCTTCTTCTccacaaaggaaaaatcgTCAATGTTTGCATCCTTCGGAAACGCTAAAAACGAAGTACAAAACAAACCCCAAATGTTTGCGcaaaaagaagatgaagacgTAGACAAGGTAGGCAATATGATAAATTTCATTTCGCtagaaaatcgaaaaaaaaatgtgtacttaAGTAACAATTTAcagaatgaagagaaaaatacagaaaagcaacaagttgaaaaaactgaaaatataaatcaGGTGAGTGAATACAAAACGGTAGATAACCAACAGCAACATGCGTTTAATTTCCAACTAAAGGAAACCAAGGGAACTCTTcgaaataatgaaaatacgaaagaaatgaattttgaagatttcccatttttatctgAACAAAATGCCAAAATGCAAATGCAAAAGCTACAAAtggagaaacaaaaacagCTAGAAAAAGACAGAAAGAAcgtcgaaaaaaatataagacaAAGTGAATCGTACTTTAAGAAGGACCTGGACAAAGAAATGATAATTGATGTCATCAGTAACCTCTCTTcctttgttaaaaataaaatcaattTTATGAATTACTGTTCAAATGAAATATTGGACATTTATAACAAAGTGGCTCATTACGATAAAATGTATTCACTCATATTGGAAGaccaaataaaaattgaaaaaaagcaAGAATCCCTAGAAAAAAGACTAAGACTTATAGAGAGTGAACAGTGCGATATGCTGTCCCTCCTTAATGAATTAGATAATGAAAATTCTCTAgggtttttaaaaatactcaatgaaaaaaatgtaaacaaaGACGAGATTATCAATAATAAAAACCTCCATCTGGAcattgaaaattttgaaaagctTGTGGATAAAATGTGTGGCTTGGAGCAATTAATGAATTCTCTCCACACCATGGGAAAGGACGATTTTGTGAATGACATTATAAACAAATGCTACGTCAATGATTTGAATTGTGAAGCAATTGAGAAGCAGCTGAACGGTTCTTCCAGCGAGTTGAAGAATATGAAATGA